In the Primulina tabacum isolate GXHZ01 chromosome 15, ASM2559414v2, whole genome shotgun sequence genome, GGGTCACGCAGCTACTCGGGAGCAACTAGAACAACTAGTGCAATTTGCGCAGGATAATGGATCAATTATCGTATATGATTCAGCTTACGCTGTTTATGTCACCGATGGACCTCGATCAATATACGAAATCTCTGGAGCCAAAAAGGTCAACACATCCCCAAATCAAAATCTTGTTGGATCGAAAAAGAGATGCACAGAACAACACATAATTTATTTGGTTCTGCTTCTGCAATCCGAAAAGAGcacagtaaaaaaatcatatgtaaaataaatgatatcaaaaatggtcctaaaatttattctttgatttataaaaatgtAGTAATCACTGCCACAGGTAGCTATTGAAATCTCGTCGTTTTCCAAGATAGCCGGATTCACGGGTGTTCGTCTTGGTTGGACAGTGGTGCCTGAGGATCTCTTGTACTTGAATGGCTTTCCTGTCATAAACGATTTTAACCGTATTGTATGCACTTGCTTCAATGGTGCCTCCCGGATAGCTCAGGCTGGCGGGCTCGCTAGTTTGTCCTCCGAAGGCTTCAAGGTAAGTTTTCGACACCAAACACGACACTTTCCTTACGTTTACTGATTCTTGAGTAGCAAAATTGTCCCCAACTTCCAGGGTGTTCTATCTCTTGTTGATCACTACAAACAGAATGCAGAGATACTACTGGAGACATTTGAATCCCTCGGATTAAAAGCTTACGGGGGCGTAAACGCGCCTTATCTTTGGGTTCACTTTCCGGGGTCGAATTCTTGGGATGTTTTCaatgaaattcttgagaaaacACACATCATAACAGTTCCAGGTAGCGGATTTGGCCCTGCAGGCAAAGAGTTTATTAGAGTTACTGCATTTGGCCACAGGGAAGATATCATAGAAGCTTCAAAAAGGCTAACAAGTCTTCTTTCCTAGGCAGAAGATATCCATAATAATTCTCCCTCACCAAAGATCATGCGAAGAAATCTTAGTAAAGGAATAAATAactgtaataaaaaaattaccaaTATTATTTGCACCCCAATCATTATTCATACTCCACTtcatagaaaaacaagaaaaaaaatttatttacaaaGTGAAGTATATATAATACAAATTGGAGTGGAAATAACATTAttaaaaagaaatatatattgcaagtttCTTGTTTGAACATTTTGCACTACTTTTTATTTTGGAACTTGATTGTCGTTGTGATTTGAATTTCCATCTTTCTTTtctgttttttgtttttgtttttggccTGAATTTCCATCCTTATAAAttaaatagatttttttaaaaaaatgttgagAGCTAATTTTATGATTCAATATATAATAAAGATATTAGCTTTGATATCTCATTATAGAGTAGGTCTATTGCGAAAcaatctcatgaatctttatctgtaagacgaatcaatcctactgatattcacaataaaaaataatactcttaacataaaaagtaatattttttcatgaatgacccaaataaaatatctgtatcacaaaatacgaccaccgtctcacacaagtttttgccctcATTATATATAGGTAGTCTTGAGTATGTTTCACTGCACATAGTTTTGTTTTTGAATAAACtagcaaaaaataaaaatccccCCAAAAATTTATAGTTACACAAATGCAAAAATCTTATACCCACAATTTCAGGCTTATGCCAATTtaagtattttatttatataaaaagcATCCAAAGACATTTGTTCTAAAAAATTTctttaggaaaaaaaaaaccgaTTTTACTCCAGAAACACCCGAGCACAAATAGACATATCAAATAAAAGGCCACATGAAAGCACTATGAACAACAAAAAAAACCGTAGGAAAACTAAAACATCCACAggagtttataatatatattataatcatGCCAACAGGTAGTAGCTAAAGTTGGTCTAAATTGTCTCCGAAGTCTGGTAATAGAACATGGAGCAACTCCAGCTAATTAATAGTAAGCATGGAAACGATTTCCGACAAGCGTCTCGTCTCCAAAACAGGACCACATTATGTTCAAAATATAGCAAACGAGGCAGTAAAAACCATGGTGGCAAGCACAAAGATCTCGGCAGAGGGTAAATATGACGACGAGTCTGAGCTTTGAGGAGCTGGTGCAGGAGCAATTGTATTAACTCCAATGTTGGTGGTAGGTGCCCCGGCAACCGAACTAGGAGATATGGCCAAAGGTGAAAGAGCTGTGACAGAACAATGCAGTATCATGTTATAAGCTTTGTGAACAGTAAAAACGAACAAAGTAATGATGGTATAACACCTTCAAATATTATCAGGAACACATTAAAGCTAGAAAAAATCAACTACCCAATCATCGTTCATACAGCATTATCTACATTCATAATATGGATCACATCCATCTTGCTTGATAAAGAAATATACACACGATCCTTCCCATCTTGAAATGTATTAACGACCAACGTTGGCAAAACATAAGATGGATGAACATAGAAGTCGGCTAGGGGCaagacttttaatgacatgtATTTGCACCAAAATCGACAAACATATGTTGTAGGCACTAGTTTTGCACGAGTATTAATATGACTAGAATCAATTGTTTGACAAAATCAAAGATCTTGTCCCAACCAAATCCACCCGCCtaaataaatcctcaaaacCAAAAGAGCACAAAAAGAAGGAacaaaaacaaagaaaagaagaacACATGGCAAGCAGCACAGTAATAGGCGCCACTCCCATACAATCACTCACATGAATTCTGAGACACAGAAGTCCAAGAAGCATATAAAAACAGCACAACTCGGTGCTGACGGTGATAGATTCAATCACCATCATTGCTCGAAAAATTTTCTTTATGTGGGGATCATGTGTTAGACCCCACGTGTTTGGATGACCATTTTAGTTCTTGTGTGGGTAATAATATAAGACATATTTGGAAATGGCATTAAAATCGGTCGTTCAGTACAATATATCTATCATACACGTAATTCAATGCAATCCTTCAACGGATAGGTTCATTAGGAGGGCAAACATCAATTTGAATACTTCAAATTGAGCGAGCCCACATAATTTTTTAGGCAGATAATCGGAATCTCATTGCAGACacgaaaatattaatttttaaatgaagTGGGATTCTTATGATATAATCTTTAGCCTGCCATTTTCGATTAAAAACCACATAACCACATTAACATTACAAAAACAATTCATTAGAATTAGAAGGGGGAACTAAAAAAGATCTAAAAGTATATAAGAAAACAGTGAAATCTCTAGCATACAAAACATGAAAATGGGTATAATTTCTTGACAAAAAAGATCAGATCTGAGAGTACCTGGAGCTGCACCAGAGCCAATGCTCACTGCAAAAAGGGTAAAACAAAGATAACAAGAATTCCATTATATcttaagaaaaaaatacacGTTAAAAATTTTAAGAAGCAAAATTTTCCCGAATCCAGTCAAAATCGATTATGAAACTTACAGCCACAGTTGCTGATAGAAGGAGCAGAAACATGGCAGGCAGCGGGAAGAGTCGCGGCCTTGGTGACATTCAACTTCACCCCCAACTGCGCGCTGTTCTTAAACGTCTCACAGAGACACTCCGC is a window encoding:
- the LOC142527507 gene encoding non-specific lipid transfer protein GPI-anchored 31-like isoform X1, translating into MAVCLRVPLLCMLLAFFAAASSAAQLAPTPAPDCSTLVLSMVDCLSFVTEGSTATKPEGQCCSGLKNVLKTRAECLCETFKNSAQLGVKLNVTKAATLPAACHVSAPSISNCGLSIGSGAAPALSPLAISPSSVAGAPTTNIGVNTIAPAPAPQSSDSSSYLPSAEIFVLATMVFTASFAIF
- the LOC142527507 gene encoding non-specific lipid transfer protein GPI-anchored 31-like isoform X2 → MAVCLRVPLLCMLLAFFAAASSAAQLAPTPAPDCSTLVLSMVDCLSFVTEGSTATKPEGQCCSGLKNVLKTRAECLCETFKNSAQLGVKLNVTKAATLPAACHVSAPSISNCGSLSPLAISPSSVAGAPTTNIGVNTIAPAPAPQSSDSSSYLPSAEIFVLATMVFTASFAIF